One stretch of Aeromicrobium fastidiosum DNA includes these proteins:
- a CDS encoding SGNH/GDSL hydrolase family protein, which yields MPTPLPLPIRVLVKGASTVNWVSFMGGPRQDFIFPRVVEEQLLAAGRPCDVQTSTMTSQRTSTILSTWQAEVLGYSPDVIVLVYGHYETIHLFIPRWLEVHANSLKARPRRIAAIYRRAFVRPAWKALARLQAKVDSILDPTLRRGRPEQVAADLRRYIDNVQKVGSPLVYVFELLPPGSRYRSWFPGMARRIDVMNQTLERMVADVGLDHVRYFRVAPLVDQHAGGDIDVAIPDGFHYSPEMHRHIGTALAADVEQWAATQNHLSTGPERP from the coding sequence ATGCCGACACCTCTGCCCCTGCCGATCCGCGTGCTCGTGAAGGGTGCCTCGACCGTCAACTGGGTCTCGTTCATGGGCGGACCACGCCAGGACTTCATCTTCCCGCGGGTCGTCGAGGAGCAGCTGCTCGCCGCGGGCCGTCCGTGCGACGTCCAGACCAGCACCATGACCTCGCAGCGCACCTCGACGATCCTCAGTACGTGGCAGGCCGAGGTGCTCGGCTACTCGCCCGACGTCATCGTGCTGGTGTACGGCCACTACGAGACGATCCACCTGTTCATCCCGCGCTGGCTCGAGGTGCACGCCAACAGCCTCAAGGCCAGGCCCCGGCGGATCGCGGCGATCTACCGTCGTGCGTTCGTGCGACCGGCCTGGAAGGCGCTGGCTCGGTTGCAGGCCAAGGTCGACTCGATCCTCGACCCGACCCTGCGGCGCGGACGTCCCGAGCAGGTCGCGGCCGACCTGCGCCGCTACATCGACAACGTGCAGAAGGTCGGCAGCCCGCTCGTCTACGTCTTCGAGCTGCTGCCCCCCGGGAGCCGCTATCGCAGCTGGTTCCCGGGCATGGCGCGCCGCATCGACGTCATGAACCAGACCCTCGAGCGCATGGTCGCCGACGTGGGTCTCGACCACGTCCGGTACTTCCGCGTGGCCCCTCTGGTCGACCAGCACGCGGGCGGCGACATCGACGTCGCGATCCCCGACGGCTTCCACTACTCGCCCGAGATGCACCGCCACATCGGCACCGCGCTGGCCGCCGACGTCGAGCAGTGGGCAGCAACTCAGAATCATCTCTCCACGGGGCCCGAACGGCCCTGA
- a CDS encoding class I SAM-dependent methyltransferase, which yields MAITTSPAPAPPSAKQRAARFLPRPIVELLDRLVFRARRGRVRSTQWFFGLFGFNIVKKDDYYSTLPVLAEIEKTRARWDKPSALVGIDLDVPAMSAALRDLAGRWEDEFADVTGDYIANTTQGFGPGYPQLDARTLYYMLREHKPARYLEIGSGLSTYYASLAARRNAEEGSPLQITCVEPYPFDALRTLDNFELVEGFVQDVPLSTFEALDDGDVLFIDSSHALKIDSDVAFLFLEVLPRLKPGVIVHIHDVHFPFNGPYPADMWLFGERWPVYWNEAMVVQIFLAHNSAYRVLLSTPMIRHEDEAVLTELFDDYTPVADDRNPPSSLWLRRVP from the coding sequence ATGGCCATCACGACCTCCCCCGCTCCGGCGCCCCCGTCCGCGAAGCAGCGTGCCGCCCGATTCCTCCCTCGACCGATCGTCGAGCTGCTCGACCGTCTCGTGTTCCGCGCTCGCCGCGGTCGCGTCCGGTCGACGCAGTGGTTCTTCGGGCTGTTCGGCTTCAACATCGTCAAGAAGGACGACTACTACTCCACCCTTCCCGTGCTCGCAGAGATCGAGAAGACCCGCGCTCGCTGGGACAAGCCCAGTGCGCTGGTCGGTATCGATCTCGACGTCCCGGCCATGTCCGCGGCCCTGCGCGACCTCGCGGGTCGGTGGGAGGATGAGTTCGCCGACGTCACGGGCGACTACATCGCCAACACGACCCAGGGCTTCGGTCCCGGCTACCCGCAGCTGGATGCCCGGACGCTCTACTACATGCTGCGCGAGCACAAGCCCGCCCGCTACCTCGAGATCGGCTCGGGGCTCTCGACCTACTACGCCTCGCTCGCGGCACGCCGCAACGCCGAGGAGGGTTCACCGCTGCAGATCACGTGCGTCGAGCCCTACCCGTTCGACGCCCTCCGCACGCTCGACAACTTCGAGCTCGTCGAGGGCTTCGTGCAGGACGTCCCGTTGTCGACGTTCGAGGCGCTCGACGACGGCGACGTGCTGTTCATCGACTCCTCGCACGCGCTCAAGATCGACAGCGACGTCGCCTTCTTGTTCCTCGAGGTGCTGCCGCGGCTCAAGCCCGGCGTCATCGTGCACATCCACGACGTGCACTTCCCGTTCAACGGCCCGTACCCCGCCGACATGTGGCTGTTCGGCGAGCGCTGGCCTGTCTACTGGAACGAGGCGATGGTCGTCCAGATCTTCCTGGCCCACAACTCCGCCTATCGCGTGCTGCTGTCGACGCCGATGATCCGCCACGAGGACGAGGCCGTCCTCACCGAGCTCTTCGACGACTACACACCGGTCGCCGACGACCGCAACCCGCCGTCGTCCCTCTGGCTGCGCCGGGTGCCCTGA